CTATTAATCCACCAAGAATAATAGTATCACCGCTATCAACTTGAACAACAGTTGAAAGCTTCTTTTGCACTGTATCTGGAGCAATCTCTCTTAACGCATTTTGTCTTGTGTCGTCTTCAGCGTATTTAAAGTTACTAAGCGATGGATTGATTCGAAGCATGATTTTGTTATTATCAGAGACTTCTGGTAATAAATTTAATAATATGCCTATAAAAACAGAGTATTGTTTGTAGGTAGTTGTTAGTCTATCACTATTACTGTTTCCATTGTCAGTTTTTTGTTGAACACGGTAGTTTATGTTATCACCAACTGAGATTAGCGCTTGCTGATTATTAAGTGTTGTTACTTTTGGGCTTGATATAACCTTTGTCTTTCCATTTGTTTCAAGAAAATTTATCATTCCATCAAGGCTAAAATTTAAATTAGCTGCAATATTTAATGTACGTCCAAATCCATCACTTAGGCTATTTCCTTTATTTGTCCAAGTAGCGCTTGAGCTAGGATTGTTTCTTGAATTACCAATGTATGTATTAAATCCAAGTTCAAATTTACTCCAGTCAACGCCTTGTTTGTATTCATTATTTAACTCAACTGAAATAATAGAAACATCAATAATTACTTGTTTTTTTAGTCTTTTTTGCATTTCATCTATATATTTCTCAACACGCTTAAGTTGAGAAGGGGTTGCTGTAACAGTGATAAGACCTGCATTTTGATTTATAATAGGATCAGGCGCTGTGATATGTTCGCTACTATTATTTAAAATAGCTTTAAGCTCAGCATCTAGTTTTTCCCAAAAGTCAAACCTTTCGGTAGTTTTTATAAGGTTGCTTGAGCCTTGAGAACTATCATCTTGGGAATTATCGCTACTACTTGAACCACTAGAAATTTCAGATGGAGTAGCATCTACTGAAGCTTGGGTGACAGCAGTTCCTTCTCTAATAGAAGTTATATAATCTAGTTTAAAAATTTGGGTTTTTAAAGATGAAATTTTTAATACATTATTTGAAAACTCGTAGCTTAAATTTTTCTCACTTAAAAGTAGGTCAAAAACTTCGCTAAGACTCATATTTCTGATATTAACGCCAAAAACTTTATCTTTTAGCTCTGTCTTACTATAAGTATCTTTTGCAACAATACTAAAGTTACACATCTCTGAAAGCTGATTTAACACATCTACTAGTGCAACATCATCTGAAATTTTCATATTAAAATTCTTGCTTAAACAACTACTCTCATTAGCACTAGCATAATTCATATTTAAGCAAAATAGTGCACCTATTATTAATATTTTATTTAATTTTAATCTCAACATTTTTACTTCCATTTTTTAAAATTAGCTCTTGTTTTTCATCGCCTTTTACTAAAAAAACACTATTTTTAGTAATGTTGGCTATTTTGTAACCATCAACAATATCACCGACAGCATACCACTTGGAATCAATATTTGCTTTGTTTAATAAAATTGCTTTTAAACTAAGCCCTTTTGAAGCCTGAGGGGCAATTGATAAATTTTGATCCGTTACCGTCTTGATAGGTTCTTGTTTAAAAGGATTTTTTATGCTCGAAAGCTCAATATCACTAAGTCCGCTTCTTTTTTCCTTTATTTTTTCAAAAATTTTATCATAAGAGTCCATTTCCTCTTGAAGCTGATTAGCAAAAGCAATATTTAAAAATAAAAAAGCCAATAAAATTTTTATTTTCATTAGTATTTCATCCCCCAAACAGATATTGAGATCTTAGCGCCAAGCTCTTTTTGGGTAGAATTTACATCAATTTTATGAAGATCAACTACTAGCTTTGATTCTTCAAGACCATTTATATATGAAAGCATATCTTTAAAACCTCCCAAAAATGTCAAGTCAATATTTAAAATTTGCTCAATCTTTTGGAAATTTGGCTCTTTTATATCGCTTTTTAATTCTAAAATTTTTATATTATTTTGCTTTGCTAAAGATACGATGTTGTCTAAAAAATTTGCCCAATTTTGATCGTTAAATAATAAAAATGATAGTTCTTTTAGCTTTGAGTCAAAATGGGCATTAAATTTTAAAACACTAGAATATTTGCCTTTAAGCGTTTCAAGTATTTTGGTCTCTTCATTTATTTTAAAATTTTTATCCCCACTAGGTGAGCTGGTCGATCTTAAATAATCTCTTGTTCTTGAAAGATCATTGCTAATTTTAGTATGCGAATTAAATCTTTCATCATAAAAATCTTGCGACGGATCAAAGCAAAGCATATAAACAATATAAATAATAATTAAAGCTGAACCCAAAAAAATTATATTTGTTTCACTTTGTTTTTTTGCGTCAAAATATTTATCTATTTTACTTAAAACGTCTTGTCTCATTGTCTAATCTCTATACTTATATTACTTTCATATTCGTTGTTTTGCCTATCTTCTTTAATTTTTTTTGTATTTACTGAATATTTAGGCATCTTGCTAATATCTTTTATTAGCTGCGTAATCCTTTTCTCATTATCGCTAACAACCGTTACAGTTAAATTTTTATCGTTATTTTTAATATTTGTTATAAAAACGCTATTGTTGTTTATCATATCGGTAATTTCAAAAAGATTTAAACCTTTCATTACGTAATGGTCTTTTTTGTTTTCAATTTCTTGAAGCAACCCTTTTCTAAAATTTAGCTTCTCTTCCTCTTTGTCAGTCAATCCCTTTATATCATTTTGCTCTTTTTTTAGTCTTTCAAGAGTACTTCTTATTTGTGCTGCTTGTGCATTAAGCACATCAAGCTCATCGCTTAGTCTTTGCGAGTCTGCTTCTAAAATACTGCCAGCTATATAATTATAAAGAGGATAGGACATGCTTAGGCAAAAAGCAGCAGCACATGTCAGTATAAATTTACCACTTTTTCTTTTTGTGAACGGATCAGGTCTAAGCAAATTTGAGAAGTTAAAATCGGCATTAAAGGCCTCTTTTTTGTAAAAATTTGCATACAAAGCCATCATGTTATATCGTTCACTAATGGCTAAATTTTTAGAATTTATTACAGTGCTTGTATTTAATTTCGTAGCATTTGTGCCGAGCTTTGTATTGATAAATTTTTCAAAACGCTCTATTTTATAGTCGCAGTCAATATAGATATTTTTTATATTTATGCTATAGATTCTATTGACAACATTTATCGTGTCATTTACGTAAAATATATAGTCCTCAAAAACAGTATTTAGATCGTAGCTAAAGCCTTCTTCATTGCTATCTAAAAGTCCTCTTGTCTTTAGGATATCCAAAAAGCTTTCTAGGCTTACTCTTTCGCCACTTTGCTCTATAAATTTATCTTTTAGATAATTTAGTGTGTATCTTAAACCTCTTGATGTAAGGTATTCACCATTTACATAAATGCTTATAAATGCTTCATCGGCCCTAAATGTCAAAAAACAATCACTCTGAGTGCTAGGAAGTAAGCCTTTTTTATAGATAGCACTATATAAAAGTGGCTCTACAACGACATAATCTATAAAAGGTACTCTTTTAGAAATATTTTTAAAAATTTTATTTATCGTTTCATTTGTAGCAATAAAAACATTAAAAATTCTATCTTCTTTTTCAACATTGCTTTCAAAATAGACTATTTTATAGTCAATCGCAGGATCAAGAGAGAGCTCTTCGTAAATTTTGATCGAGATATTATTTTCAATATCCTCATCATCTATTGTTCTTGAGATGTTTATGGTAGCTGTTATTATATCTTTGTACTCGATGTAAGATATAAAGAAGTCTCGCTTTAGAATATTCTTTGAAAGACTTAGCGTATCGACATTGCTATTAGAAAATCTAAAACCTTCATATTCATAAGGATCTAGCGTAACGATTGGATTATCGTTAATTTTTCTAAGCTTTAACATAAAAATTTACCTCATAATGCTCTAATTGGGCTGTATTTTAATATTTTTACAATAAAAAATCAATATCCAATTATTTTATTAAGGCTCTTTTCTTCTTTGCTCCAGCCTTTCTTAACGACTACATCGAGTTTTAAAAAGACCTTTGATCCGGTTAAATTTTGTATTAACTTTCTTGCAAAAATTCCTATTCGTTTTATCGTTTCACCATTCTTACCGATGATCATACTTTTATGGATTTCACGCTCTGTGATGATATTTGCATAAATTTCAGTAACACCTGGCTTTTCTTTTACGCTTTTTATGATCGCGTCGCTAAGATATGGGATCTCGTCGCTTAAATTTTCATAGATCGCTTCAAGTATA
The DNA window shown above is from Campylobacter concisus and carries:
- a CDS encoding pilus assembly protein PilO; its protein translation is MRQDVLSKIDKYFDAKKQSETNIIFLGSALIIIYIVYMLCFDPSQDFYDERFNSHTKISNDLSRTRDYLRSTSSPSGDKNFKINEETKILETLKGKYSSVLKFNAHFDSKLKELSFLLFNDQNWANFLDNIVSLAKQNNIKILELKSDIKEPNFQKIEQILNIDLTFLGGFKDMLSYINGLEESKLVVDLHKIDVNSTQKELGAKISISVWGMKY
- a CDS encoding C4-dicarboxylate ABC transporter, which encodes MLKLRKINDNPIVTLDPYEYEGFRFSNSNVDTLSLSKNILKRDFFISYIEYKDIITATINISRTIDDEDIENNISIKIYEELSLDPAIDYKIVYFESNVEKEDRIFNVFIATNETINKIFKNISKRVPFIDYVVVEPLLYSAIYKKGLLPSTQSDCFLTFRADEAFISIYVNGEYLTSRGLRYTLNYLKDKFIEQSGERVSLESFLDILKTRGLLDSNEEGFSYDLNTVFEDYIFYVNDTINVVNRIYSINIKNIYIDCDYKIERFEKFINTKLGTNATKLNTSTVINSKNLAISERYNMMALYANFYKKEAFNADFNFSNLLRPDPFTKRKSGKFILTCAAAFCLSMSYPLYNYIAGSILEADSQRLSDELDVLNAQAAQIRSTLERLKKEQNDIKGLTDKEEEKLNFRKGLLQEIENKKDHYVMKGLNLFEITDMINNNSVFITNIKNNDKNLTVTVVSDNEKRITQLIKDISKMPKYSVNTKKIKEDRQNNEYESNISIEIRQ
- the mshL gene encoding pilus (MSHA type) biogenesis protein MshL; translated protein: MLRLKLNKILIIGALFCLNMNYASANESSCLSKNFNMKISDDVALVDVLNQLSEMCNFSIVAKDTYSKTELKDKVFGVNIRNMSLSEVFDLLLSEKNLSYEFSNNVLKISSLKTQIFKLDYITSIREGTAVTQASVDATPSEISSGSSSSDNSQDDSSQGSSNLIKTTERFDFWEKLDAELKAILNNSSEHITAPDPIINQNAGLITVTATPSQLKRVEKYIDEMQKRLKKQVIIDVSIISVELNNEYKQGVDWSKFELGFNTYIGNSRNNPSSSATWTNKGNSLSDGFGRTLNIAANLNFSLDGMINFLETNGKTKVISSPKVTTLNNQQALISVGDNINYRVQQKTDNGNSNSDRLTTTYKQYSVFIGILLNLLPEVSDNNKIMLRINPSLSNFKYAEDDTRQNALREIAPDTVQKKLSTVVQVDSGDTIILGGLIGQTKGKNNTSVPLLSDIPLIGGVFKSTRDNIKTTELIFVITPHVVDFDKKKPLNQSLKDLGFSKTIYE